The following is a genomic window from Chania multitudinisentens RB-25.
CTTCACAATCCTTGGGAGCATAGCCAGCTATGTGACAAGAGTGAGCGAGTGGGCCAATAGCCAGGCAATTTGAAGGGGATACTGTTTTTTTAGAATATAACTCCAGTGCTGATGTTATATACTTTAAATAATTTAAGTCATATTCAGGCGGTAAGTCCGGTATAAATAGATCGTAGATCTGTTTGAACGGCACCTGCACTGGTTTGTAAGGATGAGCCTCAGTGATGAGGCTCATAACCTCTGGGAGCGTAACCAACTATGCGACGCGAGTGAGTAAAGACAATACCCAAACAACGCACATATAACTTGAAGTATAACCGGCATAATTAATATGCCTCTTTAGGGTGTCTTATTTATGTTAAAAAAAAGCCTATATCTCATCAGCTATACTCTTTTAGTAATAGTTATATCCTCTCTGATAACAACCGCTTATTTTCATTATTTTGTTCTTAATCAGAATGCAGGTAACAGCATAGAGCAGAACAGCCTGCGTTCAGTGAGTGAACAGGATATCCAAAAGAGCCCGATAAAAGATGAAAACAGCGTTATCGAATTATTCTCTTACGCTTGTCATTATTGCTCAATCAATGAAAAACACGTTGATAAGCTGGAGTCACGTATACCGCAAGGTTCCAGGCTGATTCGGTTACATGTCAATGGTGAGCAGATGGGTGTGTTTTCGAACACAGCACCGTTGTTTGCAACACTGACGGTCATGGGTATTGAACCGCAATACCGTGAAAGTGCGTACAAAGCCGTTATCAAAGATAAAATTGATTTGGGCAACCCACAGAATCGCGATCGCTGGTTACAAGACAATGGGATCGATCTGGAGGCCTATACTAAAGCCAGCCAATCACAGGGCGTTCAAGATTTGCTGAGCTATATGAGCGAGGTGTCCAAGTATTATAAAATTAATGCGACACCGACGTTTGTCGTGAATAAAAAATGGCTAGCTATACAGGATCGGGACTTCCCTGCGTTTTCCGATCATTTGTTGTCATTGTTGCAGCATGATAAACCGTTGGAACAATAATACGTTGATTTGCCTGGGCGAGCGGATACAGCCAACGTTTCTGTAACCTGAAGTATGACGAATATAACCTGGAAATTTAAGAAGTCAGATCATGGAAAAGATAATTCCGACGCTGGTGTTGCAAGGTGAAACGAATGAATGCGGCTTGGCCTGCATCGCCATGATGGCCGAGATGCAGGGTATCCGTGCGCCGCTGGAAAATTTGCGTGAGCGCTATCCGGCTTCACAACACGGCATCTCGTTGACCACGCTGTGTACTATTATGTCAGAATTGGCCATGCCAGCCTATCCGGTGGCGTTTGAGCATGATGAACTGGCCGAATTGCCGTTGCCTGCCATTTTACATTACGGTGCCAGCCACTATGTACTGCTGGCTTATCGTCAGGAGAATTACGTCTGCGTCATGAATCCGGCGATGGGTCAGCAACTGCTGCCGATAGCGTCTTTAAAACGGGAAATCAGTGGCTATGCGCTGGTGCTGGACAGTGGAGCACAGACCGCTCCCAAGGTGCAGGCTAATGTGAAACGCAGTACGCGTTTCCGTGCTCTGGAGTGCATGAGCCTGAAAGAAACCGCAGGTATGCGCGGTATTTACTGGTTGATGGTGTTGGCATTTCTGATTTCACTTACCCTGTTTATCATGCCAACGATGGTCAGTACCGCCATCAACAAAGTATTCTCCTCGGCAGGGGAAACGGATTTCCCGTATTTCTATTTCCTGTTGGCATTTGTGGTGTCGACTACTCTGGCATTTGCCGTGCGCTGGCTCACCGAACGGTTTGTTAAACGTTTCGTGGTGGTTAACAGCGTGGCGGGTTTCTCGCGCTTACTGAGTAATTCGCTGAACTTTTTCGATAAACGTGCGCCGGGTGAGGTATTCAGCCGTTTTGCCAACTGGCAAATGGCCTCCGGGATTAAAATTGAGTTGGATAACGGCCTGCGTACCGACTGGATCATCGGTGCGATTGCCTTGGCGGTGATGTGTTACATGAGCCCGCTGTTGGCGATGGTGTCGGGTATTGGTGTCACATTGATGGGGTTGGTCAGCGTCTGGGCTATCTATCGTGACCGTTTTTACACGCAGCAGATGCAGGCTAAAACAGCTGAACAGAGTGATTTTATTCTGGAAAGCATTCAGGGTTTTTCCACCATCAAATCGGCCAGCTTGGATAACCAGCGTAAAGGTCTGTTTGCCAAGTATGCACTGTCATTATTCGCCTGCCGTCAGCGGCAAAAAATTTATGAGCAGGTAAAAAGCAGTCTGTATCAGATGATTGGCAGTCTGGAGATGGTGTGCTTTATGTTCCTGGCGTTGCCATTGCTGAAAAACGGCACCATTACGCTGGGTGAGTTCTTTGCCTACAGTTTTGTGCGCCAAATTTTTACCTCGTACATCACCAAAATTTTCTATGCCATTCTGCAAAAGAACCAGCTCCACGTCATCGATACCCGCGCGCGCGATCTGTTCCCTGCCTTACCGGAGCAGAATGGATCAGATGAGGCCATTCCTGCGGCGCTCCCGACGTTCACTGCGCAATTGCGCTATCACAATATTGTTTTTGCTTATGATGCCCAACAACCGGTATTGCAGAGTTTGTCGCTGTCATTGAAATCAGGCCAAAGCATTGCCATTGTGGGGGAGTCTGGAGCAGGTAAAAGCACTTTGCTGAAAGTGATGAGCGGCCTGATGGCGCCGCAGCAAGGTGAGGTGATTGTAGATGGTGAACCGGTTGATTACCGCCAGGTTGGTTCTCTGTTCTTTCTGCAAAGTCAGGAGGATATTTTATTCAATGCCTCGGTGTTGCAAAACATCACGCTGTTTGATGACCAGTTTGATGCGCAGAAATATCGGCAGATTGAGCATTCTCTCAAGGGGCTGAATTTGACTCCGGTGGTGGAAAAGCTGCCGGGTGGCCTGAATGCTCTGATCCGTGAAAGCCATGCCGGGCTGTCATTAGGCCAACGCCAGCGTTTGCTGCTGGCGCGCGCGATGTACAGCGATTGTCCGGTTCTAGTGTTGGATGAACCCACCGCTAATCTGGATGAAGAGACGGCACATCGGGTGATGACTACCTTGCTGGCGCACTGCCGTGAATACCATAAAACACTGATCACCGTTACGCACAGCGAGAGCGTCTTGCCGATGTTCGATCACGTTTATCGTCTGTCCAAGGGGCGCATGGAAAGCGTCTCTACAGAATTTGAGCCTCAACCCACCCTGGCGATGTGCTGATGTTATTGCTCCGCCTCCCCTGATTTTTATATCTTTTTGTTTTTAAAACTCATTATGTTTCTCGGATTACGACCAGATGGCCGTAATCCGAGAGGGTTATACAGAGAGTGCAGGTATCACGTCTGTGGTTTTGGTCACAACATGATTGATTATTTCAAACCCAGCGCTTTGGCGACGCCTGCGCCGTAATCAGGGTGGACTTTGGTAAACAGTTCAACCTGGCGGCGCTGGATCTGCTCCGGCACCTGCGACAGTTCCCCGGCAATGCGGGTAAACATGCGTTGATGCTCTTCGGCGCTCAGCAGATTAAACAGCGCACGCGGCTGGCTGTAGTAATCTTCATCTTCACGATGATTCCAGTGATCTGCCGCACCTTCGATGCTCAACGGTGGTTCGCTGAAATCCGGTTGTTCCTGGAACAAGCCGAAGCTGTTGGGTTCATAGGTTACGCCGTTGCCGCTATTACCATCCACGCGCATGGCTCCATCACGATGGTAGTTATGGAACGGGCATTTTGCCGCGTTAACCGGGATTTGATGGTGGTTGACCCCGAGGCGGTAGCGGTGTGCATCACCGTAAGAGAACAAACGGCCCTGCAACATTCTATCCGGTGAGAAACCGATGCCTGGCACCACGTTGGCCGGGCTCATCGCGACTTGTTCCACTTCCGAGAAATAGTTATCCGGGTTGCGATTGAGTTCGAAGAAGCCAACATCGATTAGTGGGTAATCAGCGTGTGGCCAGACTTTGGTCAGGTCAAACGGGTTATACGGGGTTTGTGAGGCTTCGTGCTCCGGCATGATCTGAACTTGCAGCTTCCAGCGTGGGAAATCGCCTTGCTTGATCGCATCGTACAAATCGCGTTGTGAACTTTCACGGTCTTTGGCGATGATCGCTTCTGCTTCATCATCCATCAGGTTTTCGATGCCTTGTTCGCAGCGGAAGTGGAATTTCACCCAGAAACGCTCGTTATTGGCATTGATAAAACTGAAAGTATGGCTGCCGAAACCGTGCATGTGGCGGTAAGATTTAGGAAGACCACGGTCAGTGAAATCGATGGTCAACTGGTGCAGGGCTTCCGGTAGGTGCGAGAAGAAATCCCATTTGTAGACCGGGTTGCGCAGGTTAGTGTGCGGATCGCGTTTCACTACATGGTTGAGATCGGGGAATTTCAACGGATCGCGCAGATAAAAGACCGGCGTGTCGTTGCCAACCAGATCCCAGTTACCTTCTTCGGTGTAAAATTTTATCGAAAAACCACGGATATCACGTTCTGCATCGGCCGCACCACGCTCACCGGCAACGGTAGAAAAGCGGATGAATAATTCGGTTTTTTTGCCAATGTTAGAGAAGATTTTTGCGCGGGTGTATTGAGTGATGTCATGAGTCACAGTGAAGGTGCCATATGCACCGGAACCTTTAGCGTGCATACGGCGTTCTGGGATCACTTCACGGTCAAAATGCGCCAGCTTTTCCAGGAACCACACGTCTTGTAGCAGCATTGGGCCACGTTTCCCGGCGGTGATCACATTATTATTATTAACAACGGGTGCGCCAGCCGCAGTGGTTAATCCTTTCTTGCTCATTAATTGCTCCTTACTGTGTTGCAGTTAAGTTGAGTACTTCTACTCGGGTGATTTAAGCCATAAAAAAGCGCTAGGCTTGCTGGCTTATATCAATGACATTACTAGTTGTAGCTCTATTATTGACAAGGGGCAAATAGGTACAGGTTATCGTTGCAATACAGGAGTCAAGAATTCTCTTTTCTTATAATTTATTGAAAACTTAGAAAGTTATAACATCGAACTGCTGAGGAACGGGGTTTGCACTGGCTGTTTAAGTGTTCCCTCAGCCCCTTACTCTACGAATGAAATAATTTTGGTAAACAATAGCGTTTGGCAGCGGGTGAAAAGTGGTTTACAGACGTTGGTGTACCCTTCATCTTTCAAGCTATGGTGTCGTTGGCGATCGCTTGAAAGCGATTGGGTGGTTCAAGAATGCAGGAGAAAGCAATGTTAAGGATAGAAATGCTTAGCACCGGTGATGAGGTGCTGCATGGGCAAATTATAGATACCAATGCTGCCTGGCTGGCAGATTATCTGTTCCAGCAGGGATTACCGATGAGTGGGCGTGAAACAGTGGGAGACAGCCTATCTTCGTTGGTAGAAATATTGCAGGAGCGCAGCCATATTGCCGATGTGCTGATCGTCAATGGTGGCCTGGGGCCGACCAGCGACGATCTTAGCGCGTTGGCGGCGGCTAATGCCTGTGGCGTTGAGTTGGTTGAACACCCTGAATGGATTGCACGTATGGAAGCGTATTTCGCCGAGCGTGGCCGCCCGATGGCGGCTTCCAATCGTAAGCAGGCACAGCTCCCGGCCAATGCTGAAATGCTGGATAACCGTGTGGGTACTGCCTGTGGCTTTACGTTGCAGCTTAATAAATGCCGGATGTTTTTCACGCCAGGCGTACCCTCTGAATTCAAAGTGATGGTTGAAGAACAGATTTTACCGCGCCTGCGGCAAAGCATGACGCTGCCGGAGCCGCCGCTGTGCCTGCGTTTAACCACGTTTGGTACGTCAGAAAGCGATCTTGCTGCGGAACTGGATGGCATGACGCTACCGCCAGAGGTGGTGCTGGGGTATCGTTCTTCCAGCCCGATTATTGAATTGAAGCTGACAGGCCCACGTACTCAACAGGCGGCGATGGAACAAGCGTGGGAGCGGGTGCGTAGCGTTGCCGGTGATAACCGGATTTTCGAAGGTATGGTGGGGCTACCAGCTATGTTGGCAGAACGTTTGCAGCAACAAGGGCTGAAGTTGGCGCTCAGTGAGCAGTTCACCGCCGGTTTAATCAATCTGCAATTGCAGAACGAAGCGGCACCGCTGGCGGGTGGTGAATTGTTGCCCGCGCATTGTTCCGAAACGCTGGAAACAGTGTTGGCACGCGCCCAGTCTTTAGCGCAACTTACCGGTGCGCAGTTGGCGCTGGCGGTCAGTGCGATGGAAGGGGAACGCGTTAGTGTTGCTTTGCATACACCAAAAGGCGGTATAGGTCAGACAGTGAACTATCGCGCAGCACGCCATGGCCTACGTTTGCGCCAGGAGTCGGTGGCAATGCTGGCGCTGGATATGCTGCGCCGTTGGTTGAATGGCGAAACAGTGTGCGGAAAAAACAGTTGGCTGGAAATTGTGGAAGTCATCGAGTAACCAATACCGTCATCATGATGGTATATCCCTTATTAATCATGATATTATAAGGGATGTTCGACGTGGTATTATGCTGCTACACGCTTTGCGGGTTGGCAATCTACCAGAAAGATACCACTATCCTGATGTCGTTAACCTGTATGTGAAATGGTGATCGTTGGGCGGGGGAAACCCCGCTTTTGGGTATCTGGACGCGAGTTTCAGGCACCCGATTTTATATTTCCAGCTCAATATCGACCAACGGCATACAGCAGCAGGGCAGAATCTCCCCTTCATTGATAAAGGCCAGCGGCTGTTGGCGATAGGCAACTTTACCTTTCAGTAATTTCATACGGCAGGCACCGCAATAACCGGAACGGCACTGGTATTCCACCGGGACGTCGTGCAGTTCCAGTACCTCAAGCAGGCAGTTTTCACCTTCGGGGCAGGAGAGCTGCGTGCCGGTAGCACGCAGCGTAACGGTTGGCGTCGTTGAGGCGGCCATGGTCGTTTACAACTCGAAATCGCTCAGGTCGTCAGCATTGACCTCTGAGTCAATCTGGCCCACCAGATAAGAACTGACTTCCACTTCCTGCGGTGCCACCTGCACGTTGTCAGACACCAACCAAGCGTTAATCCACGGAATAGGGTTAGAGCGGGTCTGGAATGGCAACTCTAAACCAACGGCCTGCATACGGATATTGGTGATGTACTCTACGTACTGGCACAGAATGTCTTTATTCAAACCAATCATGGAACCATCACGGAACAGGTATTCTGCCCACTCTTTTTCCTGCTGCGCCGCCAGCACAAACAGGTCATAGCAGGCTTGCTGACATTCTACGGCAATCTCTGCCATTTCCGGGTCATCTGCACCTGAACGCATCAGGTTCAGCATATGCTGGGTGCCGGTCAGATGCAGCGCTTCGTCACGGGCGATCAGTTTGATGATTTTGGCATTGCCTTCCATTAACTCACGTTCTGCAAAGGCAAATGAACAGGCGAAGCTGACATAAAAACGGATGGCTTCCAGCGCGTTAACGCTCATCAGGCACAGATAAAGCTGCTTTTTCATCACGCGCAGATTGACGGTAACGGCTTTACCATTGACCTGATGCGTGCCTTCACCCAGCAGATGATAGTAGCTGGTCATTTCGATCAGATCGTCGTAATAGCCGGAAATGTCTTTCGCGCGCTTGAGGATCTCTTCGTTGGTGACAATATCGTCAAACACCAGCGCAGGATCGTTAACGATGTTGCGGATGATGTGTGTGTAAGAACGTGAGTGAATGGTTTCCGAGAATGACCAGGTTTCAACCCAGGTTTCCAGTTCTGGGATCGAAATCAGCGGTAAAAACGCCACGTTCGGGCTGCGGCCCTGAATAGAGTCCAGCAATGTCTGGTATTTCAGGTTACTGATAAAAATGTGTTTTTCATGGTCTGGCAAGGCTTGATAATCGATGCGATCGCGCGAGACATCAACCTCTTCCGGGCGCCAGAAAAAGGAAAGCTGTTTTTCGATCAGCTTTTCAAAAATTTCGTGTTTCTGCTGGTCAAAACGCGCCACGTTGACTGGCTGGCCGAAAAACATCGGCTCAAGCAACTGGTCGTTTTTATTCTGAGAAAAAGTGGTGTAAGCCATAAGCTTGAATCCATGAGTACCGTGCTGAATTGAAGGGGCCGGAAGCGTTCCGGCCCAGAGTGTCAAACCTTAGATCTTGCAGGCGCCGCTTTCACAGTCGTCATCGCCGCCTTTGGCTGGCTGCAAATCTTCCTGGATATCTTCTGCGCCATCGCGGGTATTCTGATAATACAGCGTCTTCACGCCGAACTTGTAAGTGGTGAGCAGGTCTTTCAGCAGCTGCTTCATCGGCACCTTGCCACCAGGGAAACGGGTGGGATCATAGTTGGTGTTAGCCGAGATCGACTGATCGATAAATTTCTGCATCAGGCCAACCAGTTGCAGATAGCCATCGTTGTTCGGCATTTCCCACAGCAGTTCGTAATCGTTTTTCAGACGTTCGTACTCAGGCACCACCTGGCGCAGAATACCGTCTTTCGAGGCTTTGATACTGATATGGCCGCGTGGTGGCTCAATACCGTTGGTGGCGTTGGAAATCTGCGAAGAAGTTTCCGACGGCATCAACGCAGACAGCGTTGAGTTACGCAGACCCGTTTTCTTAATCTCTTGACGCAGGGTTTCCCAGTCATAATGCAGAGGTTCGTTGCAGACGGCATCCAAATCTTTTTTGTAGGTGTCGATCGGCAAGATACCTTGCGAATAGGTGGTTTCATGGAACCACGGGCATGCCCCTTGTTCCTGCGCCAGACGGTTCGAGGCTTTCAGCAGGTAATACTGGATAGCTTCAAAGGTTCTGTGGGTCAGGTTGTTGGCGCTGCCATCGGAATAACGCACGCCGTTCTTCGCCAGATAATAGGCGTAGTTGATCACGCCGATACCCAAGGTCCGGCGGCCCATTGCGCCATGCCGGGCGGCCAGAATCGGGTAATCCTGGTAATCCAGCAGCGCATCAAGCGCACGCACGGCCAGAGTGGCCAGTTCTTCCAGATCGTCCAGGCTATCAATGGCACCCAGGTTGAAAGCAGACAGCGTACACAGGGCTATTTCGCCATTTTCGTCGTTCACATCGTCCAGGGGCTTGGTCGGCAGGGCAATTTCCAGGCACAGGTTAGATTGGCGCACCGGTGCGACCTGCGGATCAAACGGGCTGTGGGTGTTGCAGTGATCGACGTTCTGAATGTAGATACGGCCAGTAGACGCACGTTCCTGCATCATCAGCGAGAACAGCTCAACGGCCTTCACGCGTTGTTGGCGGATGCTGCTGTCTTTTTCGTATCGGGTGTACAGGCGTTCGAACTCATCCTGATCGGCGAAGAAGGCATCGTACAACCCTGGAACATCCGACGGGCTGAACAGGGTAATGTCTTCATTTTTGATCAGGCGCTGATACATCAAACGGTTGATCTGCACGCCGTAATCCATATGGCGCACGCGGTTGCCTTCAACACCACGGTTATTTTTCAGTACCAGCAGGCTTTCCACTTCCAGATGCCACATCGGGTAGAACAAGGTAGCCGCACCGCCGCGAACACCGCCCTGAGAACAGGATTTCACGGCGGTCTGGAAATGCTTGTAGAACGGGATACAGCCGGTATGGAAAGCTTCACCGCCGCGGATCGGGCTACCCAGTGCGCGGATGCGGCCAGCGTTGATACCGATTCCTGCCCGCTGTGAAACGTATTTCACAATGGCGCTGGAGGTGGCGTTGATGGAATCCAGGCTATCGCCGCATTCAATCAAGACACAAGAACTGAACTGACGGGTTGGAGTACGTACACCGGCCATGATCGGCGTAGGTAACGAAATCTTGAAAGTGGAAATCGCATCATAGAAACGTTTTATATAATCCAGACGGGTTTCACGTGGGTAGCCAGAAAACAGGCAGGCAGCGACCAACATATACAAAAACTGCGCACTTTCGTAGATCTCACCGCTGACGCGGTTCTGCACCAGATATTTCCCTTCCAGCTGTTTAACCGCAGCATAAGAGAAATTCATATCACGCCAGTGATCGATAAAGGAGTCCATCTGCTCGAATTCTTCGGCCGTGTAGTCTTCCAGCAGATGTTTATCGTATTTGCCCATCTCTACCAGGCGCGCCACGTGAGCATACAGTTTGGGCGGTTCAAACTGGCCATAGGCTTTTTTACGCAGATGGAAGATAGCCAAACGAGCGGCGAGATACTGATAATCCGGCGCATCGCGGGAGATCAGATCGGCGGCGGCTTTGATGATGGTTTCATGGATATCAGCGGTTTTGATGCCGTCATAAAACTGAATATGTGAACGCAACTCTACTTGCGATACCGAGACGTTGTGTAACCCTTCTGCGGCCCAGTCGATGACCCGGTGAATTTTGTCGAGGTTGATGCGTTCTTTGCGGCCATCGCGTTTAGTTACAAGCAGACTTTGGTTCATTTTTTACCTGTCCGTATGATGCCCCTAGGCAGAAGTGTAGTCGCTTCGCTCAGTATGTAAACACTATATATAGGGGCTGTGTGTCAATGGAATAACAAGATAGTGATAAAACTGAGGATTTGCAAGTGAACAAAATCGATCGATTTTGTGGATAACTTGGGGGTGAAATGTGGCTGCTTTTGCCAAATGCGCGCTGTGACTGGCGCGGCAAGCTTGTTAATAAATGGGATAAGATTGCGCTGAGATAGAGAAAATCATGATCGTTTGCCGCTTTATTAAACATTGGTAAAAAGTGGCAGATTGATCTGAGTAAATATTCCTAAAGGCTGCTTACATCGCATTTTTTGATCGAAACCGGGTAAATGACGTATTTATCTTATGTTTTCAACGCCAGCGGAGCCAGCTCAAAGCCAGCTCCGAAAAGGGTACAGCCAGATTAGCCTTCGTGTTGGGTATGAATCATATAATTCACATCAACATTGTGGCCAAGCTTGAAACGATCGGTGATTGGATTGTAATGCAGGCCAGTCATATGCTTTTCACGCAGCGGAGTGCCATCAACCCAGCCAATCAGCTCAGAAGGGCGGATGAACTTTTTATGGTCGTGTGTACCCTGTGGCACCATTTTGAGCAGGTATTCCGCCCCAATCACCGCCATCAGCCAGGCTTTGGTATTGCGGTTGATGGTGGAGAAAAACACATGGCCGCCTGGTTTCACCAAGTGAGCACAGGCGCGAATCACAGAAGCTGGATCGGGAACGTGTTCAAGCATTTCCATACAGGTGACGATGTCATACTGCTGGGGGTGAGCCTGAGCATGACTTTCTACTGTTTCCTGAACGTAAGTGACATTGATGCCGCTTTCCAGCGCATGCAGGCGCGCGACCTGCAACGGTTCTGCGCCCATATCCAGGCCAGTGACGGAAGCGCCTTCACGTGCCATGCTTTCTGCCAGAATGCCGCCGCCGCAGCCGACATCAAGCACTTTTTGGGCAAAAATGCCGCCTGCACGTTGCATGATGTAATTCAGACGCAGTGGGTTGATGCGGTGCAAGGGTTTGAATTCACCTTCCAGATCCCACCAGCGCGAGGCCACGGCCTCAAACTTGGCGATTTCCTGATGATCGACATTCTGCACGTGGCGAGATGATTCTGCATTCATGGGCGTTATTGGCTCCTTGTTCTCTATTACGCGGATTATACATGTTCCAGCGCGGTGGACGCAGTGCTGTCGTTGCCGAGGCATTTTTTACCGCAGACAAAAACAGAATAACCAGTAAACCCTGCTGGTCATTCTCAAATAGACGCTAAGTTGCAGGGTATATTTTCCCGTAAAGCGCGCTTTGTGATATAGTTTTACACCTTTGGCACTATGCCAGGGCAGATGAACCATTCAGTATGAGGGATAGCAGCTCCATGAGCGATCTTGCCAGAGAAATCACACCGGTAAATATCGAAGAAGAGCTGAAAAGCTCGTATCTGGATTACGCGATGTCCGTTATTGTCGGGCGTGCGCTACCAGATGTTCGTGATGGACTGAAGCCAGTACACCGTCGCGTTTTGTACGCGATGAATGTATTGGGTAACGACTGGAATAAACCCTATAAAAAATCGGCCCGTGTCGTTGGGGACGTCATCGGTAAATACCATCCGCACGGTGACAGTGCGGTTTACGATACCATTGTTCGCATGGCCCAGCCGTTCTCGCTGCGCTATATGCTGGTGGACGGCCAGGGTAACTTCGGTTCTGTTGATGGCGACTCCGCCGCGGCAATGCGTTACACCGAAGTGCGTATGTCGAAAATCGCTCACGAACTGCTGGCGGATCTGGAAAAAGAGACCGTCGATTTCGTGCCGAACTACGACGGTACCGAGCAGATCCCGGCAGTTATGCCGACTAAAATTCCTAACTTGCTGGTCAACGGCTCGTCCGGTATTGCTGTAGGGATGGCCACTAACATTCCGCCGCACAACCTGTCTGAGGTGATCAGCGGCTGCCTGGCCTATATCAATGATGAGAACATCAGCATTGAAGGCTTAATGGAACACATTCCTGGCCCGGATTTCCCAACGGCGGCGATCATCAATGGCCGCCGTGGCATTGAAGAAGCCTATCGTACCGGCCGCGGCAAAGTGTATATCCGCGCCCGTGCTGAAGTAGAGGCCGACGCCAAAACGGGCCGTGAAACCATCATCGTGCATGAAATTCCTTATCAGGTGAATAAAGCTCGCCTGATCGAGAAAATTGCCGAGTTGGTGAAAGAGAAACGTGTTGAAGGCATCAGCGCGCTGCGTGACGAGTCTGATAAAGACGGGATGCGCATCGTGATTGAGGTTAAACGCGACGCGGTAGGCGAAGTGGTGTTGAATAACCTGTATTCGCTGACTCAGCTACAGGTGACCTTTGGTATCAACATGGTGGCGCTGCATCAGGGCCAGCCAAGGTTGTTGAACCTGAAAGATATTCTGAAGGCATTTGTTCGCCATCGCCGTGAAGTAGTGACTCGCCGTACCATTTTTGAACTGCGTAAGGCCCGCGATCGCGCGCATATTCTGGAAGCCTTGGCGATCGCGTTAGCCAACATCGA
Proteins encoded in this region:
- a CDS encoding DsbA family protein codes for the protein MLKKSLYLISYTLLVIVISSLITTAYFHYFVLNQNAGNSIEQNSLRSVSEQDIQKSPIKDENSVIELFSYACHYCSINEKHVDKLESRIPQGSRLIRLHVNGEQMGVFSNTAPLFATLTVMGIEPQYRESAYKAVIKDKIDLGNPQNRDRWLQDNGIDLEAYTKASQSQGVQDLLSYMSEVSKYYKINATPTFVVNKKWLAIQDRDFPAFSDHLLSLLQHDKPLEQ
- a CDS encoding peptidase domain-containing ABC transporter — its product is MEKIIPTLVLQGETNECGLACIAMMAEMQGIRAPLENLRERYPASQHGISLTTLCTIMSELAMPAYPVAFEHDELAELPLPAILHYGASHYVLLAYRQENYVCVMNPAMGQQLLPIASLKREISGYALVLDSGAQTAPKVQANVKRSTRFRALECMSLKETAGMRGIYWLMVLAFLISLTLFIMPTMVSTAINKVFSSAGETDFPYFYFLLAFVVSTTLAFAVRWLTERFVKRFVVVNSVAGFSRLLSNSLNFFDKRAPGEVFSRFANWQMASGIKIELDNGLRTDWIIGAIALAVMCYMSPLLAMVSGIGVTLMGLVSVWAIYRDRFYTQQMQAKTAEQSDFILESIQGFSTIKSASLDNQRKGLFAKYALSLFACRQRQKIYEQVKSSLYQMIGSLEMVCFMFLALPLLKNGTITLGEFFAYSFVRQIFTSYITKIFYAILQKNQLHVIDTRARDLFPALPEQNGSDEAIPAALPTFTAQLRYHNIVFAYDAQQPVLQSLSLSLKSGQSIAIVGESGAGKSTLLKVMSGLMAPQQGEVIVDGEPVDYRQVGSLFFLQSQEDILFNASVLQNITLFDDQFDAQKYRQIEHSLKGLNLTPVVEKLPGGLNALIRESHAGLSLGQRQRLLLARAMYSDCPVLVLDEPTANLDEETAHRVMTTLLAHCREYHKTLITVTHSESVLPMFDHVYRLSKGRMESVSTEFEPQPTLAMC
- the katA gene encoding catalase KatA, which gives rise to MSKKGLTTAAGAPVVNNNNVITAGKRGPMLLQDVWFLEKLAHFDREVIPERRMHAKGSGAYGTFTVTHDITQYTRAKIFSNIGKKTELFIRFSTVAGERGAADAERDIRGFSIKFYTEEGNWDLVGNDTPVFYLRDPLKFPDLNHVVKRDPHTNLRNPVYKWDFFSHLPEALHQLTIDFTDRGLPKSYRHMHGFGSHTFSFINANNERFWVKFHFRCEQGIENLMDDEAEAIIAKDRESSQRDLYDAIKQGDFPRWKLQVQIMPEHEASQTPYNPFDLTKVWPHADYPLIDVGFFELNRNPDNYFSEVEQVAMSPANVVPGIGFSPDRMLQGRLFSYGDAHRYRLGVNHHQIPVNAAKCPFHNYHRDGAMRVDGNSGNGVTYEPNSFGLFQEQPDFSEPPLSIEGAADHWNHREDEDYYSQPRALFNLLSAEEHQRMFTRIAGELSQVPEQIQRRQVELFTKVHPDYGAGVAKALGLK
- a CDS encoding nicotinamide mononucleotide deamidase-related protein YfaY, encoding MLRIEMLSTGDEVLHGQIIDTNAAWLADYLFQQGLPMSGRETVGDSLSSLVEILQERSHIADVLIVNGGLGPTSDDLSALAAANACGVELVEHPEWIARMEAYFAERGRPMAASNRKQAQLPANAEMLDNRVGTACGFTLQLNKCRMFFTPGVPSEFKVMVEEQILPRLRQSMTLPEPPLCLRLTTFGTSESDLAAELDGMTLPPEVVLGYRSSSPIIELKLTGPRTQQAAMEQAWERVRSVAGDNRIFEGMVGLPAMLAERLQQQGLKLALSEQFTAGLINLQLQNEAAPLAGGELLPAHCSETLETVLARAQSLAQLTGAQLALAVSAMEGERVSVALHTPKGGIGQTVNYRAARHGLRLRQESVAMLALDMLRRWLNGETVCGKNSWLEIVEVIE
- the yfaE gene encoding class I ribonucleotide reductase maintenance protein YfaE; translation: MAASTTPTVTLRATGTQLSCPEGENCLLEVLELHDVPVEYQCRSGYCGACRMKLLKGKVAYRQQPLAFINEGEILPCCCMPLVDIELEI
- the nrdB gene encoding class Ia ribonucleoside-diphosphate reductase subunit beta, coding for MAYTTFSQNKNDQLLEPMFFGQPVNVARFDQQKHEIFEKLIEKQLSFFWRPEEVDVSRDRIDYQALPDHEKHIFISNLKYQTLLDSIQGRSPNVAFLPLISIPELETWVETWSFSETIHSRSYTHIIRNIVNDPALVFDDIVTNEEILKRAKDISGYYDDLIEMTSYYHLLGEGTHQVNGKAVTVNLRVMKKQLYLCLMSVNALEAIRFYVSFACSFAFAERELMEGNAKIIKLIARDEALHLTGTQHMLNLMRSGADDPEMAEIAVECQQACYDLFVLAAQQEKEWAEYLFRDGSMIGLNKDILCQYVEYITNIRMQAVGLELPFQTRSNPIPWINAWLVSDNVQVAPQEVEVSSYLVGQIDSEVNADDLSDFEL